The genomic segment AATAAATAATCAAATTTCAGGAGGATAAAAAAATGACAAAAACAGAAAAAGCAGTAACATGGGCAATTGAAATCGCAAACGATCCGGCACACGGATATGATCAGGATAACAGATGGGGACCGGACTACGATTGTTCTTCACTGGTAATCTCCGCATGGCAGCAGGCTGGTGTTCCTGTAAAAACAAAAGGAGCCACTTATACAGGAAATATGAAATCCGTTTTTCTGTCCTGCGGCTTTAAGGATGTAACTTCCAAAGTTAATCTCAGCACAGGAAGTGGCATGAAACGTGGCGATGTATTATTAAACATCGCAAGTCATACAGTAATGCACATTGGTAATGGTCAGGTGGTATCTGCCAGCAAAAATGAAAATAATGGATATCATGGTGGTAAACCCGGAGATCAGAGCGGAAAAGAGATCAAACTTCAGAGTTATTACAATTTCCCCTGGGATTGCGTTCTCCGTTATACTGAAGATTCTTCAACTACTGATCCTGATCCTGAACCTCAGCCAACTGCAGGAAATGCAAAAATCCGCAAAGGTCAGGGTTATGCCAATAAATTCGCCAATGCAGGAATCTCTATTACCGGAAAAAGAGACGCTGCTACCAAAAAAGCAGGCGTTAAAGTTCTTCAGACAGCTCTGAACAGGGATTATGGTGCCGGTCTGGATGTAGACGGTATCTGGGGAACAAACACAGACAATGCTCTTGGACAGCATTATGTAAAAAATGGTGAAACACAGTATATGGTAACTGCCGCTGAGATTCTCCTTCTTTTACGTGCTTATGATCCAAACGGTGTAGAGATTCCCGGTACCTTTGGCTCAGGACTTCTCTCTGCTGTAAAGGCATTCCAGAAGGCACAGGGCTTAACAGTTTCCGGAACCTGTGACAGAAATACTTTCCTGAAACTGATCAGCTGATCTTTACCAGATAAACATCCGGCAGAATTCTGTCCCCTGATTCTGTCGGATATACCCCTTCACTATTCATGTATATAACAAAAAGAAGCAATTTTGAAACCCATTAAAATGGTCTCAAAACTGCTTCTTTTCGCATTTTTATATTCTACCACGGAACATATTCGCCGCTGTCTTCATCATAATAATACCAGCCGTTTCCTCTGCCTACAGGACTACAGTCAGATTCCGCAGCCTGAAACGGTATATAGGAATTGGTTCCCGGATCCCAGGAATACAGGTCATACGGATCTGTGACCTCTTCTGATGCATCGTGAGGTGCTGTCCAGTAATATTTATTGCCATCCTGATCTGTGACACCATTTTCATTTACCATAGCATCTTCAATATCTTCCCAGCTTCCATAGTAATTTCCGTCACTGTCATACCAGTTTCCATCATCAGCTTCAGAAATCAGCCTTCCATTTCCCTCACTGTCATATATCATTGCCTGATCTGCCCTCTGATCAGATTGAGTACCACCATTACCTGTTGAACCATTATCTTCAGATGCAGAAGTGTCCACCCCTGTGGTCTGGGAATCGTCTGTATCAGTTCCCGCAGTACTGTCTGTTCCATTCTCTGAATTCTGTACGTCGCCTGCATTATTGGATGAAGCAGATATTTTCGTCTTCTTATCCGCAGTCTGATTTGAATCTTCTTTTCCAATGGATGTACTTTTATTTACCTGTTTTTTATCCGGCTGAGATTTTTCTGCTGTTTTTTGTTTTGTCTGTTCGGATTTCTCCTGTGAGTTCTGCGTATAATCAACCTGTGTCTCTGTTTTATTCTGTTCCGCACAGCCAGTCATAGCAGCCGCTGCTGCTAAAATCCCTGCCATAATAATTGCAATCTTTTTCTGCTTCATTTTGTTATCCTTTCTACATTTGTTAAAAATGTCGATGCCTTTATCATAATGTGCTTTTCCTGTTCATTATGACATACTTCACAGACTTCGATGCCTCATATGTCCCTTATCTGTCATAAAAAGGACATTATTTATCTCCAAATTCAGACAAGATTTGAGTATAATAAGTTTATTGGCAGTACCGTAAACTTTGAGTATTACGGGAAAAAGCAGGTATAAACGCCTGGTAAAAGGGAGATCTTTTTTCTTAAAAGTGAAATCTCTGCGAAACAAATGACAACAGTGCTTATTTCACAACTATTTTCTTTATTTTCGACCATTTCGTATAACTTTTTGCATAGCCTTTTACATAGGCACGTCCTGCAAGGTAGTAGACTCCGGGCTTCACACTTTTAAAGACCACCGTGGTTTTTGTCTGATTTTTCTTTGTATAAGCATAACTGCTTACACCTGTATAGCTGCCGTCATCAGATTTGGAAACTTTCTTTGCCAGTACCCAGTCTGTTCCATCACAGGACTTTGGAGCAGTAAACGTCACCGTTACATTTCTTTTTGTTCCCTGTCTGGAAACCTTAGCTGATTTAACAGCAGGTTTTCCTGTTACAAGGCTTGTTTTTACAGTTACCTTCCTGACCTCTGCCCATTTACTGAGCACTTTGGTATTGCTCCCATTCAGATATTTATAAGCATGTACGCCAATATACCACGTTCCTGCCGGTACGCCCCGTAAGATAAGCTCTTTACTGCTTCCGGAATACCCACTCTTTACCTTTATATAATCCGATGGTTCTTTTCCGTTCTTACTTCTGGCAGCAACAACATCGTAACCGTCCGGTTCCTCACCCTTGCTGTTAAGTACTATTCTGACATCATTTTTCTTCACCTGCACCTTCTGAACCACAGGTGCGTCCGGAGTCTTTACCTTTACCGTAACCGGAACCCCGTCTGACCATTCCCCATATTCCATAACATGGCTGCTGTTCTCTTTGTATGCCCTGCAATAAAGACTATGTGTTCCCTCCGGAATATACTTCAGCTCAGGATATTGATTCAGTTCAGAATTTGTAATTTTTGTCTGCGCAGTATAATTCCCCTTTTTCAGATCCTTCTGAGATTTCGCTGTCACAAACTGATAGCCGTCCGCTTCATTGGAAAGATCTCTCAGATAAAGCATTGCATAATTTGTGATCACTCTGGTCCACCGCGTATCAATAACTGGTCTGTTTAATGTCTGATAAGCATCCACCTGTACCATTATCTGTACGGCAGTGTCCAGCCCTTCATTATTTTCATCCTCATTCAGTTCCAGAGATCCGTTGACCAGAAAACTTTGAGCTGCCTTGCTTTTCGGATCATAAGCACAATTCTCCACATCCCACTTCACAGACGCAGAAAATGTTGTTTTCTCTCCATTCACCTCGGCGCCATAGACTTCCAGCGACTTCGGCAGATGCAAAGCATCAGCAGTTTTTTCTGCACCATTGGTAATTCCGGTCACAGGCGCAACAGCATCTGCCAGTCCCTGATAAGTCCGGTCTCCTACAATAAAAGAATTATACAGATTCTGCGTTGTCAGGTGTTCTCCTGCCACTGTTTTCGCAGTCACAGTCACCTGAAAACTATATTTTCCCACCGAAAGCCCCAGTTTGGGCCAGAGTCTCAGTTCTGTGCTCTCCCCAGGTGCCAGATAAGCATTTCCAGATAATAACACACTACATTCTTTACTACGGTTAAAAGACAGCTTCATATCTGTATCAGTAACATTTTTCAGAATATATGTCTTTGCTTCCGGAAGTGTCTTATAGCCCCACTGCATTGTCGGAAAACCCCCGGCAGACTTTTCAGTAATTTCCAGCTGCTTCTTTTCTGTCGGATTCTTCTCTCTGTTCATTGTAACATGAAGAGGATATCTGCTTCCGTCATCTGCGAGAAATGCAAACGTTTCATCATAAATTCCGTATTCCTGCTTCGGCAATATATAAAAATAAAGCGTTTCTCCCGGTTTCAGCAGCTTTTTGGAATCCTGTTCCTCATAATCTTCTGTCCACTTTGCCATCTGGTCATCCACTTCAAAATTCTTAAGACCAGAAGTATCTATCCGTATTCTGGTTTCCTTTTTTCCTGAATTTCTGACCACTACATACTTCTCCACACGAAATTCCGGGTCATAGAAATCGCTTTCTGTAAATTCTTCTTCTGTACCTGTTTCTATACTCAGCTCATAATCTTTTTCAGAGGAAGCTCCCACAATTACTTTCAGAGTAACCTTACAGGAAGCACCCTCTTTTGTCTCAAATGTCACTGTCTCTTCATAATTTCCGGCAGGCAGATTCTTCTTATCATCAATGTCCACAGCCGCACAACTTCCGGGCTGCATTTCTTCATCCGTATTTGTATCGAAAATCGGTGCGTAGGAAAAATCAAAATATCTGCTCTGCGGAAAATCAGAGAGATGAAGCGAATCTGTTCCTGCATTATAAAGAAATAACCGCTTACGTGACTGTTCTCCCTCTGCATGAATTCCCAGATCGATCAAAGCAGTACCTGATGTCAGCTCATACTGCTTTATAACAGGTTCCTGCTCACGCTGTGCAACATAAAGGCTCAGTTCCTGTGAAGAAACTCCAATACCATTGTCCGCCTGTACAGTAAAGCTGAAACTCCCTTCCTCCTGTGGCATTCCACTGATCACTCCCCCGGAAGACAACGTAAATCCCGCCGGAAGCTCACTTCCCTCTTCCAGACTCCAGTTCACATCTGTATCAGCTTCAAGCTGTACCTGATATTCCGTTCCAATCTCTCCATCCGGCAGAACCATATCTGTCAATATGGCAGGAATACTCCCCGTTCCATCACTGAAAGATTCTCCCGCCGAAAAAACTTCCGCCCCACATACTGTTAACGGAGCTGCTGCTGTCATAATTGCCGATAAAAAAACTGCTGTAAAAATTTTGTAATTACTTTTCATTCTTCTCCTCCAGATAATAAAATATAAAAGTATCAATTTACCTAATTAATATTAATATACCACTGGACGGGAATGTTTCTGTAATTACGGAATGACATGTTGTATAATGGTCATGAATATCAGAAAAGCCAGTAATGTTTCGGGTATATGTCAAAAACATTACTGGTCTTTTTTATAAGATTATTCCACACTTTTTATTCGATACAGGGAATCTCATAATTCCAGGATTTACGGATGTCGTCCATGATTTTCATGATCCTTATTGTTTCCGCATGAGGCATTTCCGGACACTCCGTTTTTCCCTCATGAATTGCTTTCATGCAGGATTCTACCTCATATTCATATCCTGAGATCTGTTCCGGCACAACATAAGAAGCCACTTCTTTATGTTCGGTATCAAACACTGTAATCTTTTCCGGATTATTGATATTCTGCACCTGCATATATCCTCTGGTTCCGAAAATACTTCCCATTCTGTCTGAGATTTCCCTTGCTCCACACTGAAGGGTTGCCATGCGGTCTCCCTCAAACACCATGGCAATGCTATCCAGAATATCCACTCCATTCTGAAAGATTGCAGTAGCCTTTACATCCTTTACCTTATCGCCAAGCACCATGGAGGCAAAATTGATTGGATATACGCCTACATCCAGAAGAGCACCTCCTGCAAGCTCCGGTTTACGGATACGTTCCACATGACTTATTGTATAGCTGAGATTCGCCGTAACTGCGGTAACTTCGCCGATCACACCACTTTCAATAATATCGTTGATCATCTTTCTGGACGGCATATATCTCGTCCAGATTGCTTCTGTGATCAGAAGCTTTTTCTCTTTTGCAAGGTCAAATAATTTCTGTGCCTGCTCTGCATTTACAGTAAATGCCTTTTCACAAAGCACATGCTTTCCCGCTTCCAGACACATCTTTGCATGCAGATAATGGTGTGAATGAGGAGTTGCGATATAAACCAGTTCAACCTCATCATCTGCCAGCATTTCCTCATAGGATCCATATGCTTTTTTTACTTCATATTTCTGTGCAAATACCCGGGCACGTTCCAGATCACGGGCAGCAACCGCATACGCCTCCACATCTTTCATTCCTGCCACTGTTTTCGCCATAGTAGAAGCAATGCCTCCTGCTCCCAGAATACCTAACTTCATTTTATTGTCCTCCCATATTTATAGCAGATAAAATTATCCACTTCGCTACTTGCTCTAATTTTACAGCATCATCGCCCGGAGAACAAGTTTATTCCGTTATATGTTTATCCCATATCATTCATTTATTTTTTCAGTTTCTCTTTTTTTCGTTTCGTCATCAATCCTCCGATCCTTCCGGTCTCTTTTGCAGACAGACTTTTCCATCCATCACTCAATACTCTGTCCAGCAGTCCCATTTCCTCTGCAATTTCATACTTCATTCTGACCTCCGGCAATAATTCTCCATCAAGATAAGCTTTTATTTCCTTCTCTTTATCCAAAACAGCCCACACTCCTTTTCTTTGGAGTATGGGCTGTTTTCTTAATTTTTATACTGTATTTCATTCAAACGGATATTCGCAATCCGCTTCGCTGCCTGCCTGATTCGGTTAAACTTCTGTCTATTGCAGATTGGATTCTGTTATCTTTTGGGAATAATAATTGCCGCAATGATATATGCCCAGATTCCCGCACCGCCAAAGCAGGTAAGGATCACCCATGCCAGACGCACCAACGTAGGGTCAATATCAAAATATTCTGCGATTCCTCCACATA from the Blautia wexlerae DSM 19850 genome contains:
- a CDS encoding peptidoglycan-binding protein produces the protein MTKTEKAVTWAIEIANDPAHGYDQDNRWGPDYDCSSLVISAWQQAGVPVKTKGATYTGNMKSVFLSCGFKDVTSKVNLSTGSGMKRGDVLLNIASHTVMHIGNGQVVSASKNENNGYHGGKPGDQSGKEIKLQSYYNFPWDCVLRYTEDSSTTDPDPEPQPTAGNAKIRKGQGYANKFANAGISITGKRDAATKKAGVKVLQTALNRDYGAGLDVDGIWGTNTDNALGQHYVKNGETQYMVTAAEILLLLRAYDPNGVEIPGTFGSGLLSAVKAFQKAQGLTVSGTCDRNTFLKLIS
- a CDS encoding small, acid-soluble spore protein, alpha/beta type, coding for MDKEKEIKAYLDGELLPEVRMKYEIAEEMGLLDRVLSDGWKSLSAKETGRIGGLMTKRKKEKLKK
- a CDS encoding PspC domain-containing protein, with translation MGDKRLYKSSENSMLCGVCGGIAEYFDIDPTLVRLAWVILTCFGGAGIWAYIIAAIIIPKR
- a CDS encoding putative Ig domain-containing protein, with protein sequence MKSNYKIFTAVFLSAIMTAAAPLTVCGAEVFSAGESFSDGTGSIPAILTDMVLPDGEIGTEYQVQLEADTDVNWSLEEGSELPAGFTLSSGGVISGMPQEEGSFSFTVQADNGIGVSSQELSLYVAQREQEPVIKQYELTSGTALIDLGIHAEGEQSRKRLFLYNAGTDSLHLSDFPQSRYFDFSYAPIFDTNTDEEMQPGSCAAVDIDDKKNLPAGNYEETVTFETKEGASCKVTLKVIVGASSEKDYELSIETGTEEEFTESDFYDPEFRVEKYVVVRNSGKKETRIRIDTSGLKNFEVDDQMAKWTEDYEEQDSKKLLKPGETLYFYILPKQEYGIYDETFAFLADDGSRYPLHVTMNREKNPTEKKQLEITEKSAGGFPTMQWGYKTLPEAKTYILKNVTDTDMKLSFNRSKECSVLLSGNAYLAPGESTELRLWPKLGLSVGKYSFQVTVTAKTVAGEHLTTQNLYNSFIVGDRTYQGLADAVAPVTGITNGAEKTADALHLPKSLEVYGAEVNGEKTTFSASVKWDVENCAYDPKSKAAQSFLVNGSLELNEDENNEGLDTAVQIMVQVDAYQTLNRPVIDTRWTRVITNYAMLYLRDLSNEADGYQFVTAKSQKDLKKGNYTAQTKITNSELNQYPELKYIPEGTHSLYCRAYKENSSHVMEYGEWSDGVPVTVKVKTPDAPVVQKVQVKKNDVRIVLNSKGEEPDGYDVVAARSKNGKEPSDYIKVKSGYSGSSKELILRGVPAGTWYIGVHAYKYLNGSNTKVLSKWAEVRKVTVKTSLVTGKPAVKSAKVSRQGTKRNVTVTFTAPKSCDGTDWVLAKKVSKSDDGSYTGVSSYAYTKKNQTKTTVVFKSVKPGVYYLAGRAYVKGYAKSYTKWSKIKKIVVK
- a CDS encoding Gfo/Idh/MocA family protein yields the protein MKLGILGAGGIASTMAKTVAGMKDVEAYAVAARDLERARVFAQKYEVKKAYGSYEEMLADDEVELVYIATPHSHHYLHAKMCLEAGKHVLCEKAFTVNAEQAQKLFDLAKEKKLLITEAIWTRYMPSRKMINDIIESGVIGEVTAVTANLSYTISHVERIRKPELAGGALLDVGVYPINFASMVLGDKVKDVKATAIFQNGVDILDSIAMVFEGDRMATLQCGAREISDRMGSIFGTRGYMQVQNINNPEKITVFDTEHKEVASYVVPEQISGYEYEVESCMKAIHEGKTECPEMPHAETIRIMKIMDDIRKSWNYEIPCIE